From Candidatus Methylomirabilota bacterium:
GATCAAGGCGGTACGGCGGGAGATGGAGGGGAAGCGGGGGCGGTGAAGGTGAGTCTATCTATGTTCCTTCGTAGAGTTCTAGTTCCCTTTTTTTTGCCGTTCCTCCTGCTGACCACGCTTTTACCTGCCTATGCCCAGGAGGCATTGTGGAACGAGCTAAATGCTAAGGTGTTCACTCTCTATCAACAGGGACGATATTCAGAGGCCGCTAAGGTGGCTAAAGAAGCGGTGAAAGTTGCAGAAAACACATTTGGCCCTAACCATCCCGCTGTGGCTACATCCCTGAACAATCTGGCGTCATCGTATCGAGCCCAGCGACAATATGCGAAGGCCGAGCCCCTGTATAAGCGGGCCCAAGCCATAATGGAAAAAGCCGGGGGGGCCGAGCATCCCGCCGTGGCCATGTCCCTGAACAATCTGGCGGAAATATATCGAGTCCAGGGCAGATATGCCGAGGCCGAGCCCCTGTATAAGCGGGCGCTCGCCATAGAGGAAAAGGCCCTGGCGGCAGACGATCCCATTGTGG
This genomic window contains:
- a CDS encoding tetratricopeptide repeat protein: MFLRRVLVPFFLPFLLLTTLLPAYAQEALWNELNAKVFTLYQQGRYSEAAKVAKEAVKVAENTFGPNHPAVATSLNNLASSYRAQRQYAKAEPLYKRAQAIMEKAGGAEHPAVAMSLNNLAEIYRVQGRYAEAEPLYKRALAIEEKALAADDPIVATLLNNLAELYTAQGRYVEAEPLYKRALAIMEKTRGPYHRNVATVLENMAKLYKKTGRNEEAKRLEERAQEIRSRAR